A genome region from candidate division KSB1 bacterium includes the following:
- a CDS encoding penicillin-binding transpeptidase domain-containing protein, giving the protein MCDRWIWPLPIQYWRTRVSTNQPYLVRDVFTPEQKLAYKQKTKSHRVVDPQTSYVMVDMLRGVIEQGTGRGVRSAGFRRPCAGKTGTTNDYRDAWFIGFTPRLVCAVWVGYDDNRPMKTKWNSGVTGAVAALPVWTRFMKQAMQNEPYTDFPIPPGIQFKKVDATTGEPVTPEQSGMPVAVRIKKNL; this is encoded by the coding sequence GTGTGCGACCGTTGGATATGGCCGCTGCCTATTCAGTACTGGCGAACCAGGGTGTCTACAAACCAGCCTTATCTGGTGCGGGACGTGTTCACCCCCGAACAAAAACTGGCCTACAAACAAAAGACAAAAAGTCACCGCGTTGTGGACCCGCAAACCAGTTATGTAATGGTGGATATGCTGCGCGGCGTGATCGAACAGGGCACCGGCCGCGGTGTGCGCTCTGCGGGATTCCGGCGGCCCTGTGCCGGCAAAACCGGCACCACCAATGATTATCGGGATGCCTGGTTTATCGGATTTACTCCCCGACTCGTTTGCGCAGTGTGGGTGGGATATGATGACAATCGTCCCATGAAAACAAAATGGAACAGCGGTGTGACCGGAGCGGTGGCGGCCCTGCCCGTCTGGACGCGATTTATGAAACAGGCTATGCAGAATGAACCGTATACGGATTTCCCGATTCCGCCCGGTATTCAGTTTAAAAAAGTCGACGCGACAACCGGTGAACCGGTAACCCCGGAACAATCCGGCATGCCGGTTGCGGTTCGCATTAAAAAGAATTTATAG
- a CDS encoding carbohydrate kinase encodes MSSFHVAGLGEVLWDVYPEGRYPGGAPANFCAHVAQYGMNSCLISRVGRDQAGEELISKVEKMSVETEPVQVDDVYPTGTVNVTLNADGVPSFTCTRDVAFDHLRWDDSLKTLATRLHGVLFGTLAQRNPVSRRTIQRCLEEMDAAVKLFDVNIRGWDNTVKETVLQSLHLCDCVKMNDDELMTLKTALGASAQNDIDFLDDFIHKFNLKLAAVTRGGDGCLLMTADDQIEHPGFRVNVVDTTGSGDAFAAGLMISMLERRSLADTAEFSNRLGAFVATRRGAVPAWALEELESYE; translated from the coding sequence ATGAGCTCGTTTCATGTTGCAGGACTGGGTGAAGTACTCTGGGATGTGTACCCGGAGGGCCGCTATCCCGGCGGCGCTCCCGCTAATTTTTGTGCGCATGTCGCACAATACGGAATGAACAGCTGTTTGATCAGCCGGGTGGGCCGTGACCAGGCGGGCGAAGAATTGATCTCAAAAGTCGAAAAAATGTCTGTCGAAACTGAACCGGTACAGGTGGATGATGTCTATCCGACCGGTACAGTCAACGTCACTCTAAATGCCGACGGCGTGCCGTCTTTTACCTGTACCCGGGATGTGGCGTTTGATCATTTGCGCTGGGACGATTCATTAAAAACGCTGGCAACCCGATTGCATGGTGTGCTGTTTGGCACCCTGGCTCAACGCAATCCGGTTTCCCGAAGAACCATTCAGCGCTGTCTTGAAGAAATGGACGCGGCAGTAAAGCTGTTCGATGTCAATATCCGCGGCTGGGATAATACAGTCAAAGAAACGGTGCTGCAGTCTCTGCATTTATGCGATTGCGTAAAGATGAACGATGATGAACTCATGACACTAAAAACCGCTCTGGGTGCATCCGCGCAAAATGATATTGATTTTTTGGATGATTTCATCCATAAATTCAATTTGAAACTGGCCGCTGTCACCCGCGGCGGAGACGGCTGTTTGCTGATGACAGCCGATGATCAGATTGAACATCCCGGATTCCGGGTGAACGTTGTGGACACCACGGGCTCCGGCGATGCGTTTGCTGCGGGATTGATGATTTCTATGCTGGAAAGGCGGTCCCTGGCGGATACTGCGGAATTTTCAAATCGGCTGGGCGCGTTTGTGGCGACCCGGCGGGGCGCTGTGCCGGCATGGGCACTGGAGGAACTGGAATCATATGAGTAA